One genomic segment of Pseudomonas fortuita includes these proteins:
- the ttgA gene encoding toluene efflux RND transporter periplasmic adaptor subunit TtgA yields the protein MQFKPAVTALVSAVALATLLSGCKKEEAAPAAQAPQVGVVTIQPQAFTLTSELPGRTTAYRVAEVRPQVNGIILKRLFKEGSDVKEGQQLYQIDPAVYEANLGNAQANLQATRSLAERYKQLIDEQAVSKQEYDDANAKRLQAEASLKSAQIDLRYTKVLAPISGRIGRSTFTEGALVSNGQTNAMATIQQLDPIYVDVTQSTAELLKLRRDLASGQLKKAGENAASVQLVLEDGSLFKQEGRLEFSEVSVDETTGSVTLRALFPNPDHTLLPGMFVHARLNAGVNANAILAPQQGVTRDLKGSPTALVVNQENKVELRQLKASRTLGSDWLIEEGLNPGDRLITEGLQYVRPGVEVKVSEATNVKKPGSPDQANAAKADAKAE from the coding sequence ATGCAATTCAAGCCAGCCGTTACCGCTCTGGTTTCCGCCGTCGCCCTGGCAACCCTGCTCAGTGGCTGTAAGAAAGAAGAAGCAGCGCCCGCGGCGCAGGCTCCTCAGGTCGGCGTCGTGACCATCCAGCCGCAAGCCTTCACCCTGACCTCGGAATTGCCGGGGCGCACCACTGCCTACCGCGTCGCCGAAGTGCGCCCACAGGTCAATGGCATCATCCTCAAGCGCCTGTTCAAGGAAGGCAGCGATGTCAAGGAAGGCCAGCAGCTGTACCAGATCGACCCTGCCGTGTACGAAGCCAACCTGGGCAATGCTCAGGCCAACCTGCAGGCTACCCGCTCGCTGGCCGAGCGCTACAAGCAGCTGATTGACGAACAGGCCGTCTCCAAGCAGGAGTACGACGACGCCAATGCCAAACGATTGCAGGCCGAGGCTTCGCTCAAGAGCGCACAGATCGACCTGCGCTACACCAAGGTCCTGGCACCGATCAGCGGCCGTATCGGCCGTTCTACGTTTACCGAAGGTGCCCTGGTAAGCAATGGCCAGACCAACGCCATGGCGACCATCCAGCAACTCGATCCGATCTATGTCGACGTCACCCAGTCCACCGCCGAGCTGCTCAAGTTGCGCCGTGACCTGGCGAGCGGCCAGCTGAAGAAGGCTGGCGAAAATGCAGCCTCGGTGCAGTTGGTGCTCGAAGACGGCAGCCTGTTCAAGCAGGAAGGCCGCCTGGAGTTCTCGGAAGTTTCGGTTGACGAAACCACGGGCTCGGTCACCCTGCGTGCCCTGTTCCCGAACCCCGATCACACCCTGCTCCCAGGCATGTTCGTGCATGCGCGGCTGAACGCCGGGGTTAACGCCAACGCCATTCTGGCACCGCAACAGGGCGTGACCCGTGACCTCAAAGGCTCGCCAACCGCCCTGGTGGTCAACCAGGAGAACAAGGTCGAACTGCGCCAGCTCAAGGCCAGCCGTACCTTGGGCAGCGATTGGCTGATCGAGGAAGGCCTCAACCCAGGCGACCGCCTGATCACCGAAGGGTTGCAGTACGTGCGCCCGGGCGTCGAGGTCAAGGTCAGCGAAGCCACCAACGTCAAGAAGCCGGGCAGCCCTGATCAGGCCAACGCGGCGAAAGCAGACGCCAAAGCGGAGTAA